One Xyrauchen texanus isolate HMW12.3.18 chromosome 44, RBS_HiC_50CHRs, whole genome shotgun sequence DNA segment encodes these proteins:
- the LOC127636501 gene encoding uncharacterized protein LOC127636501 has product MSIGRTKAEAMAKDVLAPKAVADVVDVLTSGKPLPFSIQTDASNKGNRKMFPLAVQYFRPETGICNKMLDFGENAHESAADIMDYIEHSLDQFGLSLDQVTAYSADNTNVNYGIHNSVFTNLKKKQKDLRQGNCHAHIVHNTVKHALDQLTVDVENVVLKVYGHFSTSAKRRESLKEFCKFCDVEFRKILRHVTTRWLSLNPAISRLMQSWTALRSYFISLGEECPRQISALLKLSEASTEEDADNVEVYLLFSNNILSLFEDVVKKLENDSTTCVELYSIMSTFKQKLTQRRDDQFYGYLTKVKLQHLLPHDADRARRDFTEFLNTAISYIEKWFDFSEDNWLFSLQPLSLHHGMLSFSDTEMITNKLKLVQKVSMDELYDECTTANSILKGLREGADDEWKSKDVAARWVALFQVSNLPNMLSIISHILSIPASTGYVERIFSRMSNKWSDSRNRCSVELIRSELLITLNFEQSCSEFYCICFKDKQLLSAARSDKKYTYKRK; this is encoded by the coding sequence atgtccatcgggagaactaaGGCAGAAGCAATGGCCAAAGACGTCCTTGCTCCAAAGGCAGTGGCTGATGTTGTTGACGTCTTAACATCAGGTAAACCACTCCCGTTCTCCATACAGACGGATGCATCAAATAAAGGGAACAGGAAGATGTTTCCCCTTGCTGTACAGTATTTCAGGCCAGAAACTGGGATCTGCAACAAAATGCTTGATTTTGGAGAGAATGCACATGAGTCAGCTGCTGATATTATGGATTACATAGAACATTCCCTTGATCAATTTGGCTTATCGTTAGATCAAGTTACAGCATATAGTGCAGACAATACTAATGTCAATTATGGAATCCACAACTCTGTCTTCACCAACctaaagaaaaagcaaaaagaTCTGCGGCAAGGGAACTGCCATGCCCATATTGTGCACAACACAGTGAAGCATGCTCTCGATCAGCTCACTGTAGATGTGGAAAATGTTGTGCTGAAGGTCTATGGCCACTTCTCCACATCTGCCAAACGAAGGGAATCACTGAAAGAGTTTTGCAAGTTCTGTGATGTGGAGTTCCGCAAGATTCTGCGACATGTTACAACAAGGTGGCTGTCCCTCAATCCAGCCATTTCCCGGCTTATGCAGTCTTGGACTGCTCTCAGGTCTTATTTCATCAGTCTGGGGGAAGAGTGTCCCAGACAGATCAGCGCTTTGTTGAAGCTCAGTGAAGCCTCAACTGAGGAAGATGCTGATAATGTGGAAGTTTACCTCCTGTTCTCCAATAACATCCTCTCCCTCTTTGAGGATGTTGTAAAGAAGCTGGAAAATGATTCAACCACCTGTGTTGAGTTATATTCCATCATGTCTACCTTCAAGCAAAAACTCACACAGAGAAGAGATGACCAGTTTTATGGCTACTTAACAAAAGTGAAGCTGCAGCATCTTCTCCCACATGATGCAGACAGGGCAAGGAGAGATTTCACAGAATTTCTCAACACAGCAATCTCATACATTGAGAAATGGTTTGACTTTTCAGAGGACAACTGGCTGTTCTCCCTGCAACCTCTCTCTCTGCACCATGGCATGCTTTCCTTCAGCGACACTGAGATGATCACTAATAAGCTTAAGCTCGTCCAAAAAGTCAGCATGGATGAACTTTATGATGAATGCACCACAGCAAATAGCATTCTGAAGGGGCTCAGAGAAGGTGCAGATGACGAATGGAAGTCCAAAGACGTGGCTGCCAGGTGGGTGGCTCTCTTTCAAGTATCTAACCTGCCTAACATGCTGTCCATCATCAGCCACATCTTAAGTATCCCAGCATCCACTGGTTATGTGGAAAGGATCTTTTCCAGAATGTCCAACAAATGGAGTGACAGCAGGAACAGGTGCTCTGTGGAGCTCATAAGGAGTGAGCTCTTGATCACTCTCAACTTTGAGCAGTCCTGTTCAGAGTTTTACTGTATCTGTTTTAAAGACAAACAGCTTCTCAGTGCTGCACGGAGTGACAAGAAGTACACTTATAAAAGGAAGTAG